Proteins co-encoded in one Pseudobdellovibrionaceae bacterium genomic window:
- a CDS encoding trypsin-like serine protease, with product MSARNKWLSLSLVVIGFAALLSGPRPETSRHIASLLRMDLPAPKNPNLHQAIYNGNDLAQEPLGHFPRFLVLIESVTAAGQTSYCTGTAIAPDVVLTAGHCVVGMESLNVKVITNNDPLEFQTIPARAWKHHPQYNGGREGRMLGEFNEQNAHEYKDLGLIVMSSPSSHVEPAALAPRDFDPATQEAWLFVFGPTRDSQYRITGGLSFADVQRPRVIGSSKLYVAPVKSGQGWCVRDSGGPVTIAAESAQGGQQHYLLGVGFAFFDGFRNGDPADLKKVWGDLNRVPGCGARVGFTLVGSEIGWIESTIEELLPGQPRPLQFY from the coding sequence ATGTCCGCCCGAAATAAGTGGCTCAGCCTCTCACTCGTGGTGATCGGTTTCGCGGCCCTGCTTTCGGGACCGCGGCCAGAGACTTCGCGCCATATCGCGAGTCTTTTGCGCATGGACCTTCCCGCTCCGAAAAATCCAAACCTTCACCAAGCGATCTACAACGGCAACGACCTCGCGCAAGAACCCCTGGGTCACTTCCCGCGCTTCCTGGTTCTGATCGAATCCGTCACGGCCGCGGGGCAAACCTCGTACTGCACGGGCACCGCGATCGCGCCCGACGTCGTCCTGACCGCCGGCCACTGCGTCGTCGGCATGGAGTCGCTGAACGTCAAAGTCATCACGAACAACGATCCCCTCGAATTTCAAACGATCCCCGCGCGGGCCTGGAAACACCACCCCCAGTACAACGGCGGACGCGAGGGACGCATGCTCGGTGAATTCAACGAGCAGAACGCCCACGAATACAAAGACCTGGGTTTGATCGTGATGTCGTCCCCGTCCAGCCACGTCGAACCCGCCGCGCTCGCGCCCCGTGACTTCGATCCGGCCACCCAAGAGGCTTGGCTGTTCGTCTTCGGTCCCACCCGCGATTCCCAGTACCGCATCACCGGCGGTCTTTCGTTCGCGGACGTGCAACGTCCCCGCGTGATCGGCTCGTCCAAACTTTATGTTGCACCCGTAAAAAGCGGCCAAGGTTGGTGCGTGCGCGACTCGGGCGGCCCCGTCACCATCGCGGCCGAGTCCGCGCAAGGGGGCCAGCAGCACTATCTATTGGGTGTCGGCTTCGCGTTCTTCGACGGTTTCCGTAACGGCGATCCCGCGGACCTGAAAAAGGTGTGGGGCGATCTGAATCGCGTTCCCGGCTGTGGCGCGCGCGTGGGCTTTACCCTCGTCGGCAGCGAGATCGGTTGGATCGAAAGCACGATCGAGGAACTCCTCCCCGGTCAGCCGCGTCCTTTACAGTTCTATTAA
- a CDS encoding peptidoglycan DD-metalloendopeptidase family protein — protein MKRTWTGMNLLIVTGLTLGSLAAHAEAGYADQISARTQKNTGMSGQWYSLSTSDWIFFEGEASAQYNLGAIAAGTKVEVLKMNKQMARVRLPDGRVVFVRNRLLQSTTAPDAVEKRSQAAKTAAIGREKLHGGNPHARPQITDYATPEVVAVPDARPVIADKQPEKEAEKPSVELPTRGVALPSGSVATDTGAIPLPNPDRTKDDAVVVAPSGAVVPPVADGTPANVPIPTPRPTDIAAQETPQDAAQASGTCDPNKQWQSPVHQKFRITDCLGSARDGGGRRHAGIDIAGEKPGMQGIPIFPTASGRVIRSGHNGGYGCFVEIKHDTCPDSIVKWRRQSGCITRYAHMAMKTVKTRKGKSVRVCDVIADGTKVTPCTRIGKMSGTGKRGRANDYASHLHFELRDDSTSVAYNPNTLIAGLRRSPAFMSAGSASCKGSNALDAADVGRLNSGRIVPIANVRETEGRN, from the coding sequence ATGAAGCGCACATGGACTGGAATGAATCTGCTGATCGTGACCGGACTGACCCTGGGAAGCCTGGCGGCCCATGCCGAGGCCGGTTACGCCGATCAAATCAGCGCGCGCACGCAGAAGAACACCGGCATGTCCGGACAGTGGTATTCGCTCTCGACGTCCGATTGGATCTTCTTTGAAGGTGAAGCTTCGGCTCAGTACAACCTGGGCGCCATCGCGGCGGGCACCAAAGTCGAAGTTCTGAAAATGAATAAACAAATGGCCCGCGTTCGTCTGCCCGACGGCCGCGTCGTGTTCGTCCGTAACCGTCTGCTGCAATCGACCACCGCCCCCGACGCCGTCGAAAAACGCAGCCAGGCCGCGAAGACCGCCGCCATCGGTCGCGAAAAGCTTCACGGTGGAAACCCGCACGCACGTCCCCAGATCACCGACTACGCGACTCCTGAAGTCGTCGCCGTCCCCGACGCCCGTCCCGTGATCGCGGACAAACAACCCGAAAAAGAAGCCGAAAAACCCAGCGTCGAACTGCCCACCCGCGGCGTCGCTCTGCCCTCGGGCTCCGTGGCGACCGACACCGGAGCCATTCCGCTTCCCAACCCCGACCGCACCAAAGACGACGCGGTCGTCGTGGCGCCCTCGGGCGCGGTCGTCCCGCCCGTTGCCGACGGAACTCCCGCGAACGTGCCGATCCCCACTCCCCGTCCGACCGACATCGCCGCTCAAGAAACGCCCCAAGACGCGGCTCAAGCGAGCGGCACCTGCGATCCCAACAAACAGTGGCAATCGCCGGTTCATCAGAAATTCCGCATCACCGATTGTTTGGGCTCGGCCCGTGACGGTGGTGGACGTCGCCACGCCGGAATCGACATCGCCGGCGAGAAGCCCGGTATGCAAGGCATCCCGATCTTCCCGACCGCTTCGGGTCGCGTGATCCGTTCGGGACACAACGGCGGTTACGGCTGCTTCGTCGAAATCAAGCACGACACTTGCCCCGACTCGATCGTGAAATGGCGCCGTCAAAGCGGCTGCATCACGCGCTACGCCCACATGGCGATGAAGACCGTGAAGACCCGCAAAGGTAAAAGCGTCCGCGTCTGCGACGTGATCGCCGACGGTACCAAGGTCACTCCTTGCACCCGCATCGGCAAGATGTCGGGCACCGGCAAACGCGGTCGCGCGAACGACTACGCTTCGCACCTTCACTTCGAGCTGCGCGATGACTCGACGTCGGTCGCTTACAATCCGAATACGCTCATCGCCGGCCTGCGCCGCAGTCCCGCCTTCATGTCGGCCGGTTCGGCTTCGTGCAAAGGCTCCAATGCCCTCGACGCCGCCGACGTGGGTCGCTTGAACAGCGGACGTATCGTACCGATCGCCAACGTTCGCGAAACCGAAGGACGGAACTAA
- a CDS encoding kinase/pyrophosphorylase: protein MSGTGAGTGTIAIISDGTGETAAMMIRAALVQYSDQDVQMVRYKNIRTDQQIEPILQEAFERKALVVYTVVAQSLRAKIRETAATKGIPTIDLLGPILGTLDQYFGVSSAANTQAGLLRVVDEQYFRRIEAIEYTVKNDDGKALQDLTKADIILVGISRTSKTPLSIFLSHKGWKVANIPLVLGAPLPPELFTVDQRKIVGLIIDIESLQRIRKNRLEKFGQDPGGEYASLQHIIKEIEYAEQLFQKNKRWPVFNVTDRALEETATEITKIVGARMGWPDSALF from the coding sequence ATGAGCGGCACGGGCGCTGGTACGGGAACAATCGCGATCATTTCCGACGGCACCGGCGAAACCGCGGCGATGATGATTCGCGCGGCGCTCGTGCAGTACTCCGACCAAGACGTGCAGATGGTGCGCTACAAAAACATCCGCACCGATCAGCAGATCGAACCCATCTTGCAAGAGGCCTTCGAAAGAAAAGCCCTCGTGGTCTACACGGTCGTCGCGCAATCGCTGCGCGCCAAGATCCGCGAGACCGCCGCCACCAAAGGCATCCCAACCATCGATCTACTCGGCCCCATCCTCGGTACCCTCGATCAGTACTTCGGCGTCAGCAGCGCGGCGAATACGCAGGCGGGACTTTTACGGGTCGTCGACGAGCAGTACTTCCGCCGGATCGAGGCGATCGAATACACGGTCAAAAACGACGACGGCAAAGCGCTGCAGGATCTGACGAAGGCGGACATCATCCTCGTCGGCATCTCGCGCACCTCGAAAACACCGCTCTCGATTTTTTTGAGTCACAAGGGCTGGAAGGTCGCGAACATCCCCCTCGTCCTGGGCGCGCCGCTGCCACCCGAACTTTTCACCGTCGATCAGCGCAAGATCGTGGGCCTCATCATCGACATCGAATCGCTCCAGCGTATCCGTAAAAATCGTCTCGAGAAATTCGGCCAAGATCCCGGCGGCGAGTACGCGAGCCTGCAGCACATCATCAAAGAGATCGAATACGCCGAGCAGCTTTTCCAGAAGAACAAACGCTGGCCCGTCTTCAACGTCACCGACCGCGCTCTCGAAGAGACCGCCACCGAGATCACCAAGATCGTCGGCGCCCGCATGGGCTGGCCGGACAGCGCGCTCTTCTAG
- the nusB gene encoding transcription antitermination factor NusB has protein sequence MRRKSRELALQTLFQLDFSPHTAVQDLLNLLGESFDQPTVAYAVKLVSGVRDNRDQLDGAIQGASPRWKLERMASVDRNLLRVAAYEMFFSDEVIKPNIAINEAVEISKVYGTAESSAFINGILDQMAREKGSTT, from the coding sequence ATGAGGCGCAAATCCCGCGAGCTCGCGCTGCAGACGCTCTTCCAACTCGACTTCTCTCCGCATACGGCCGTTCAAGATCTGTTGAACCTGCTGGGCGAATCCTTCGATCAACCCACCGTCGCTTACGCGGTCAAACTCGTCTCCGGCGTGCGTGACAACCGCGACCAATTGGACGGCGCGATTCAGGGCGCAAGCCCCCGCTGGAAACTCGAGCGCATGGCGAGCGTCGATCGCAATCTTCTGCGCGTCGCCGCCTACGAGATGTTTTTCTCGGATGAAGTGATCAAACCGAACATCGCCATCAACGAAGCGGTCGAGATTTCGAAAGTCTACGGCACCGCCGAATCCAGCGCCTTCATCAACGGAATCCTGGATCAGATGGCTCGCGAAAAGGGATCGACGACATGA
- the nrdR gene encoding transcriptional regulator NrdR, giving the protein MKCPSCGQSDDRVLDTREQKDGQSIRRRRECLHCKTRFTTVETLSLSLPYVIKKDGRREPFNRDKLLVGIQAACQKRPIGLAQVESMVDRISLWVSALGEREVMTRMIGERVMRELLVLDDVAYVRFASVYRTFRDIQEFVETLEDSSEAPANPSPPPPKALHFDADSEL; this is encoded by the coding sequence ATGAAATGCCCGAGCTGTGGCCAAAGCGATGACCGCGTCCTCGATACCCGCGAACAAAAAGACGGGCAGTCGATCCGTCGGCGTCGCGAGTGTCTGCACTGCAAAACCCGCTTTACGACCGTGGAAACCCTGAGCCTGAGCCTCCCCTACGTCATCAAAAAAGATGGCCGTCGGGAGCCGTTTAACCGCGATAAGCTCCTTGTGGGAATCCAGGCGGCCTGCCAAAAACGCCCCATCGGTTTGGCCCAGGTCGAGTCCATGGTGGACCGCATTTCGCTGTGGGTCTCGGCGCTCGGTGAGCGCGAGGTCATGACCCGTATGATCGGTGAACGCGTGATGCGCGAACTGCTGGTGCTCGATGACGTCGCTTACGTACGTTTCGCGAGCGTCTACCGCACCTTCCGCGACATCCAAGAGTTCGTCGAGACTTTGGAAGATTCTTCGGAGGCGCCCGCGAACCCTTCCCCGCCGCCGCCGAAAGCGCTACATTTCGACGCTGACTCCGAACTATAG
- a CDS encoding methyltransferase domain-containing protein — translation MRIFPPLVQAAQLALNKIFIEGRPADRAVEGILKNNRKLGSRDRRFVAETVYECVRWSRRLQAIAMDADVHREGWSDELLIYGILEEWEDFADLDEEDYERVAEAAQEVVNAPRAVRESIPDDIDEIGAIELGDAWDKELEALNETAPVDLRLNRNRATLKELRSRLNDEGIETDPVDGYPDALTLRERKNVFITNAYKEGLFEVQDRSSQMVAPFMKLEGASRVIDACAGAGGKTLHIASLMENRGRIISMDITDWKLKELDLRARRGKFSTIETRLIDTTKVIKRQEASADRVLLDVPCTGLGVLRRNPGSKLRLNRAEVERLWGLQAEILGSYSRMVKPGGYLIYATCSILPSENRGQVDKFLASPAGASFEFEEDWSQLPSRGNGDGFYVSRMKRKA, via the coding sequence ATGCGTATTTTTCCTCCGCTGGTGCAGGCGGCTCAACTCGCGCTGAACAAAATCTTTATCGAAGGACGCCCCGCCGACCGCGCGGTCGAGGGGATCCTGAAAAACAACCGCAAGCTCGGCAGCCGCGATCGCCGCTTCGTCGCCGAAACGGTGTACGAGTGCGTGCGCTGGTCGCGCCGTCTGCAGGCCATCGCCATGGACGCCGATGTGCACCGCGAGGGCTGGTCGGACGAGCTCCTCATCTACGGCATTTTGGAAGAGTGGGAAGACTTCGCCGATCTGGATGAAGAGGACTACGAGCGCGTCGCGGAAGCGGCCCAAGAGGTCGTGAACGCCCCGCGCGCCGTGCGCGAATCCATTCCCGACGACATCGACGAAATCGGCGCGATCGAGCTGGGCGACGCCTGGGACAAAGAGCTCGAAGCCTTGAACGAGACGGCTCCGGTCGATCTGCGTTTGAACCGCAACCGCGCGACCCTGAAAGAGCTGCGTTCGCGTCTGAACGACGAGGGCATCGAGACCGATCCCGTCGACGGCTATCCCGACGCGCTGACCCTGCGTGAGCGCAAGAACGTCTTCATCACGAACGCCTACAAAGAGGGGCTGTTCGAGGTGCAGGACCGCTCGTCGCAAATGGTCGCGCCGTTCATGAAACTCGAGGGCGCTTCGCGCGTGATCGACGCCTGCGCGGGCGCGGGGGGAAAGACCCTGCACATCGCGTCCCTGATGGAAAATCGCGGACGCATCATCTCCATGGACATCACCGACTGGAAACTCAAAGAGCTCGATCTGCGCGCGCGCCGCGGGAAGTTTTCGACCATCGAAACGCGCCTCATCGACACGACGAAGGTGATCAAACGCCAGGAGGCTTCGGCGGACCGGGTGTTGCTCGACGTGCCGTGCACGGGGCTGGGGGTTTTGCGCCGCAATCCGGGCTCGAAGCTGCGCCTGAATCGCGCCGAGGTCGAACGCCTGTGGGGACTGCAAGCTGAGATTTTGGGCAGTTATTCGCGGATGGTGAAGCCGGGCGGCTACCTGATCTACGCGACCTGCTCGATTCTGCCGTCGGAAAACCGGGGCCAAGTTGATAAATTCTTAGCGTCACCGGCCGGAGCCTCCTTCGAATTCGAAGAGGACTGGTCGCAGCTGCCGAGCCGGGGCAACGGAGACGGTTTTTACGTCTCACGGATGAAACGCAAGGCGTAG
- a CDS encoding methyltransferase, translating to MESTYAKNFYNDIGLRFANKVFGLKYLHYGYFDGLPTTLDALPEAQEVYVQQVLSHIPSDVKKVLDVGCGAGGVALNLVNRGLDVTCCDPDPYMLQKTSELTGNRIKTKNDFYEKAQGLPEGGFDMVLMSESCQYVPYGEGFAQHRKHLRPGGYVLISDFFKVRELDKPYLSKSGHKFDEFVAEAKRQGFELQVDRDITKQCAPTHDIYQKILLEKAFPVAEALFEYVSRRYPKFYKMMKYFVGEKVLFLKQKYSSQGADIFTQYKSYRILLFKKV from the coding sequence ATGGAATCCACATACGCCAAGAATTTCTATAACGATATCGGTCTGCGTTTTGCCAACAAGGTCTTCGGTCTGAAGTACCTGCATTACGGTTACTTCGACGGACTGCCGACGACCCTGGATGCCTTGCCCGAGGCGCAGGAAGTCTACGTGCAACAGGTGCTGTCGCACATTCCCTCGGACGTGAAGAAGGTCTTGGACGTCGGCTGCGGCGCGGGCGGCGTGGCGCTGAATCTGGTGAATCGCGGTCTGGACGTGACCTGCTGCGATCCCGATCCCTACATGCTTCAGAAAACGTCGGAACTCACCGGCAACCGCATCAAAACGAAGAACGACTTCTACGAAAAAGCCCAAGGTCTGCCCGAGGGCGGCTTCGACATGGTGCTGATGTCCGAGTCCTGCCAGTACGTTCCCTACGGCGAAGGTTTCGCGCAACATCGCAAACACCTGCGTCCCGGCGGCTACGTTCTGATTTCGGATTTCTTCAAAGTGCGTGAGCTGGACAAACCCTATCTGTCGAAGTCGGGCCACAAATTCGACGAATTCGTCGCCGAGGCGAAACGCCAGGGCTTCGAGCTGCAAGTCGATCGCGACATCACGAAGCAGTGCGCGCCCACTCACGACATCTACCAGAAGATCCTGCTCGAAAAAGCCTTCCCCGTGGCGGAGGCTCTGTTCGAATACGTCTCGCGCCGCTATCCGAAGTTCTACAAGATGATGAAGTACTTCGTCGGCGAGAAGGTCCTTTTCCTGAAGCAGAAGTACTCCAGTCAGGGTGCGGACATCTTCACCCAGTACAAGAGCTACCGGATCCTGCTCTTCAAAAAAGTCTAA
- a CDS encoding SMP-30/gluconolactonase/LRE family protein, protein MKLRLLGLFAPLALTACTHAPPTPNSTRAPQSTLETFYQTEHLFLPVAQGKMLEGPSADRDGRVFVANVGKRGTIGHFQAGDLAPRVWLTLPDGGASASTRMGPDGRLWIADYRKHRMYSVAPGGNELRLEFEANELNQPNDFTFAEDGTIYLSDPSWSSKKKGRIYKWDRTKGLQLVAEDLKAVNGIDLLPGEKTLVYSESISGRLMKIELPDGTPETLYKFKPDTVDGLRVDNQGNIYVARIQQGAIDVISAQGELVQSIRLQGKEPTNLNFGGPDGRTMYVTLRDLDAIEIFRVPSPARGN, encoded by the coding sequence ATGAAACTCAGACTCCTGGGCCTCTTCGCCCCCCTCGCCCTCACCGCCTGCACACACGCGCCGCCCACGCCGAACTCCACGCGCGCTCCGCAATCGACGCTTGAGACCTTCTACCAAACCGAACATCTGTTCCTGCCCGTCGCCCAAGGCAAAATGCTCGAAGGCCCCTCGGCCGACCGCGACGGCCGCGTCTTCGTCGCCAATGTGGGAAAACGCGGGACCATCGGTCACTTCCAGGCCGGCGACCTCGCCCCCCGCGTCTGGCTCACGCTTCCCGACGGGGGCGCGTCCGCCTCGACCCGCATGGGGCCCGACGGTCGACTGTGGATCGCGGACTACCGCAAACACCGCATGTACTCGGTCGCTCCCGGCGGCAACGAGCTGCGCTTGGAGTTCGAAGCAAACGAACTCAATCAACCGAACGACTTCACGTTCGCCGAGGACGGCACGATCTATCTGAGTGATCCCTCGTGGAGCTCGAAGAAGAAGGGCCGCATCTACAAATGGGATCGCACGAAGGGACTTCAGCTCGTGGCCGAAGATCTGAAAGCGGTGAACGGCATCGATCTGCTCCCCGGCGAGAAGACCCTCGTCTACAGCGAGTCGATCTCGGGGCGCCTGATGAAGATCGAACTGCCCGATGGCACGCCCGAAACGCTCTACAAATTCAAACCCGACACCGTCGACGGCCTGCGCGTCGATAACCAAGGAAACATCTACGTCGCCCGCATTCAGCAGGGCGCCATCGACGTGATCTCGGCGCAGGGTGAACTCGTGCAAAGCATCCGACTTCAAGGCAAAGAGCCCACGAATCTGAACTTCGGCGGCCCCGACGGCCGCACGATGTACGTGACCTTGCGCGACCTCGACGCCATCGAGATCTTCCGCGTGCCCTCACCCGCCCGGGGAAATTAA
- a CDS encoding HNH endonuclease: MTLINLTDASLVDRFQKLVRTERKITHLILECIAEIDRRQLYLDKAFPSLFEYLTQAHGYSAGAAQRRISAARLLKEVPQVAAKIEAGQINLSQIALTVQTIKQAEKQFSEKMDSEAKLELLEKLEAKSFVETQQILRQELKVDFNVPDRAQHHADGSVTLTITFSREQYADWVKAGELASHAAPTEKAAELAHYLAKKEIARRTDISRRGLRSARRSKLCKTEGLEGAAVKSPRAIAQLKSASESEAHLCDFANHDSDVARVSESEVPPTHSSSGAPSVDVPSGRRPPLPRPNPSRHPRQIPPSLRKSLLRHAACRYRDPRSGKICGSRRYLQIDHIHPISDGGTSAPANLQPLCGAHNRWRSAPPPR, translated from the coding sequence ATGACATTGATAAATCTGACGGACGCGAGCCTTGTTGATCGCTTCCAAAAACTCGTCCGCACCGAGCGGAAGATCACGCACCTCATCCTGGAATGCATCGCCGAGATCGACCGCCGCCAGCTCTATCTCGATAAAGCCTTTCCCAGCCTTTTTGAGTATCTGACTCAGGCTCACGGCTATTCGGCAGGCGCGGCTCAACGCCGGATCTCGGCGGCGCGACTTCTGAAAGAAGTGCCTCAGGTCGCGGCGAAGATCGAGGCCGGTCAGATCAATTTGTCGCAGATCGCCCTCACCGTGCAGACGATCAAGCAGGCCGAGAAGCAGTTCTCGGAAAAGATGGACTCCGAAGCGAAGCTCGAACTTCTCGAGAAACTGGAAGCGAAGAGCTTCGTCGAGACTCAGCAGATCCTCCGGCAAGAGCTCAAAGTCGACTTCAACGTTCCCGACCGCGCCCAGCATCACGCCGATGGTTCGGTGACGCTGACGATCACGTTCTCGCGGGAGCAATATGCCGACTGGGTGAAGGCTGGTGAACTCGCGTCGCACGCGGCCCCGACCGAAAAAGCAGCGGAACTCGCCCACTATCTGGCGAAGAAGGAAATCGCGCGACGTACGGATATTTCTCGGCGAGGATTGAGGTCCGCTCGCCGATCGAAACTCTGCAAGACCGAGGGCTTGGAGGGTGCCGCCGTAAAGTCTCCGCGTGCCATCGCTCAACTGAAATCTGCTTCCGAATCGGAAGCCCATCTTTGTGATTTTGCGAACCACGACTCAGACGTTGCTCGCGTTTCCGAGTCGGAAGTGCCTCCGACCCACTCGTCCTCGGGGGCTCCTTCGGTGGACGTCCCGTCAGGGCGAAGGCCACCGCTCCCGCGTCCAAACCCATCACGCCATCCGCGGCAGATCCCGCCGAGTCTGCGGAAGTCCCTTCTGCGACACGCGGCCTGCCGCTATCGCGACCCGCGTTCGGGAAAAATTTGTGGGTCACGTCGCTATTTGCAGATCGATCACATCCATCCCATCAGTGATGGGGGAACGAGCGCGCCCGCAAACCTTCAGCCCCTCTGCGGTGCGCACAACCGGTGGCGGTCGGCGCCGCCTCCTCGTTGA